A single genomic interval of Staphylococcus hyicus harbors:
- a CDS encoding sucrose-specific PTS transporter subunit IIBC → MAMSDQHIAKQVIDAVGGKENIKSIAHCATRLRIVVHDKEKIDQAQIESTDKVKGAFYNSGQYQVIFGTGTVNKIYSAVESLGIEGQSTSDVKHEAGKQGNMFQRAIRTFGDVFVPIIPVLVATGLFMGLRGVLMNEQILSWMGMTPKDISPNFILFTQVLTDTAFAFLPALVAWSAFKVFGGSPVLGIVLGLMLVNPALPNAYEVGNGSAEALKFFGFVPVVGYQGSVLPAFFVGLIGAKFEKMLRKKIPDAIDLIVTPFLTLLVMITLGLFIIGPVFHGLETVILSITIWVLNLPFGIAGLLIGFFQQIIVVTGVHHIFNFMEIQLLEEFKYNEFNPIISAAMTAQGAATVAVGLKTRQKKLKALALPSAFSAFLGITEPAIFGVNLRYFKPFVCGLIGGAVGGFLASLLHLKASGMAITVLPGMLLFIKDIGQLPLYILVLIVSFSVGFVLTWFFGYSDKMAQEIKEAK, encoded by the coding sequence ATGGCAATGTCAGACCAACACATCGCGAAACAAGTCATTGATGCGGTAGGCGGTAAAGAAAACATTAAATCAATTGCACATTGTGCGACGCGATTACGCATTGTGGTTCATGATAAAGAAAAAATTGATCAAGCACAAATTGAAAGTACCGATAAAGTAAAAGGTGCATTTTATAATTCTGGCCAGTATCAAGTGATATTTGGAACAGGAACCGTAAATAAAATTTATAGTGCTGTTGAAAGTTTAGGCATTGAAGGGCAATCGACAAGCGATGTCAAACATGAAGCAGGAAAACAAGGGAATATGTTCCAACGCGCGATTCGCACATTTGGTGACGTTTTCGTTCCAATTATTCCTGTACTAGTCGCAACGGGTTTATTCATGGGCTTACGTGGCGTATTGATGAACGAACAAATTTTGTCATGGATGGGTATGACACCGAAAGACATTTCACCTAATTTCATCCTGTTCACACAAGTTTTAACAGATACAGCTTTTGCGTTTTTACCTGCACTTGTCGCATGGAGTGCATTCAAAGTATTTGGCGGAAGCCCGGTACTCGGCATCGTGCTCGGTTTAATGCTTGTCAATCCTGCATTGCCTAACGCTTATGAAGTGGGGAATGGTTCAGCCGAGGCATTGAAATTTTTTGGATTCGTTCCAGTTGTAGGCTATCAAGGCTCCGTTTTACCGGCATTCTTTGTAGGTCTCATTGGCGCAAAATTTGAAAAAATGTTACGCAAAAAAATCCCAGATGCCATTGATTTAATTGTTACACCGTTTTTAACATTACTTGTGATGATTACACTTGGGTTGTTTATTATTGGACCGGTATTTCATGGCTTAGAAACTGTGATTTTATCAATTACAATATGGGTATTAAATTTGCCATTTGGAATTGCAGGTTTGTTAATCGGTTTCTTCCAACAAATTATCGTTGTTACAGGTGTGCATCATATTTTTAACTTTATGGAAATCCAGCTGTTAGAAGAATTTAAGTACAATGAATTCAATCCAATTATTTCTGCGGCTATGACCGCACAAGGTGCTGCAACAGTTGCGGTTGGTCTCAAAACACGTCAGAAAAAGCTAAAAGCACTCGCATTACCATCAGCGTTCTCAGCATTTTTAGGTATTACAGAACCTGCCATTTTCGGTGTAAACTTGCGTTACTTTAAGCCATTTGTATGTGGATTAATAGGTGGGGCAGTCGGAGGATTCCTTGCATCGTTACTCCATTTAAAAGCATCAGGCATGGCGATTACCGTATTACCAGGTATGTTGTTATTTATTAAAGATATCGGACAGTTGCCGTTATACATTCTAGTACTTATCGTGTCATTTAGTGTAGGATTCGTGCTTACATGGTTCTTCGGCTATAGTGATAAAATGGCGCAAGAAATTAAAGAAGCGAAATAA
- a CDS encoding polysaccharide lyase 8 family protein, protein MILNLKRYTKLYAMMLVVVTMSCIDVTEVKANEARSETQEQSHHKSKYQELKKIWLSTNYGYEYYDDHNEAMKKQYEYVEKEAQKLLNDMNTHSDKTYLWDSAKDVQTNSSHMTKSYKNIERIAEAMNHPQSSLKADENVKKLKEAIAWMHEHVYGKQAENNIRTLTSNFIEKDANKKKTINWWDYEIGAPKALTNTLILMDDHFTNEEKKIYTAPIQKYVPKSDEILASVGKPEKATGGNLVDISKVKLLESIINEDDSKMKSAIDSFKNVFTYVQESASGKARNGFYTDGSYIDHQDVPYTGAYGVVLLEGISQMLPVVNASNLRINNEQMKTLDHWIDDAFMPTIHKGEVMDFVRGRAISRGHETSHSTSTTVMKSLLRISTATKNQNIKAKYQQYVKTSVLSDKSYSQNDQLKSYADIQMMKKLMDDTSINIKNKPQQIKIYGEMKRLVYHNPNLNYTFGLSLTSDKVSRYESINNENLKGWHTGAGMSYLYNDDVTHYRNHYWPTVNKKHLAGTTTLGDEPSGDKKSKKTFVGGTSLGDKYASIGMDFENQQQTLSAKKSWFILDDKIVFVGSGINNKAARTTIENRKADGYTLYKDNQTLGKSINEEANSVFLKAEDQQNNIGYHFFKPTKLNVDKVERTGSWQDINKNQSSKEVKQTYYEVTQAHSDTNHHYAYVLYPGIDQTKFKQKHNDVSIIKQEDQLHVVKDNVNNVWGIVNYDNETKTFEIEGNKIEVKVKGMYIIKKKDAHTFECSYHNPEVSNKDRDIQSIINLNGYHIVNKNSLDRHIHFEISK, encoded by the coding sequence ATGATATTAAATTTAAAAAGATATACGAAGCTCTATGCCATGATGCTTGTGGTAGTTACTATGAGTTGTATTGATGTTACTGAGGTAAAGGCGAATGAAGCGCGCAGTGAAACTCAGGAACAGTCTCATCACAAATCAAAATATCAAGAACTCAAGAAAATTTGGCTTTCTACAAATTATGGTTATGAATACTATGATGATCATAATGAAGCGATGAAGAAACAATATGAGTATGTTGAAAAAGAAGCACAAAAGTTACTGAATGACATGAACACACATTCTGATAAAACGTACTTATGGGATAGTGCGAAAGATGTTCAAACGAATTCAAGTCATATGACAAAAAGCTATAAGAATATTGAACGTATTGCGGAAGCGATGAATCATCCCCAATCATCTCTAAAAGCAGATGAGAATGTGAAAAAACTAAAAGAGGCAATCGCTTGGATGCATGAACATGTTTATGGTAAACAAGCAGAAAACAATATAAGAACTTTGACGTCTAACTTTATTGAAAAAGATGCGAACAAAAAGAAAACAATAAATTGGTGGGATTACGAAATAGGGGCACCGAAAGCATTAACGAATACGCTCATATTAATGGATGACCATTTCACAAACGAAGAAAAGAAAATATACACAGCACCGATTCAAAAGTATGTACCGAAAAGTGATGAAATATTAGCGTCTGTAGGCAAACCTGAAAAAGCGACAGGTGGAAATTTAGTCGATATTTCGAAAGTAAAATTACTGGAAAGTATCATCAACGAAGACGACAGTAAGATGAAATCAGCGATTGATTCGTTTAAAAACGTTTTTACATATGTTCAAGAAAGTGCGAGTGGAAAAGCACGTAATGGTTTCTATACAGATGGGTCATACATAGATCATCAAGATGTGCCTTATACAGGGGCATATGGTGTTGTTTTATTAGAAGGCATCTCTCAAATGTTGCCGGTTGTGAACGCATCAAATTTACGTATCAATAATGAACAAATGAAAACTTTAGATCACTGGATCGACGACGCATTTATGCCTACGATACACAAAGGTGAAGTAATGGACTTTGTAAGAGGTAGAGCAATCAGTCGTGGACATGAAACCAGCCATTCTACATCTACAACGGTTATGAAATCGTTGTTAAGAATAAGCACTGCGACAAAGAACCAAAACATAAAAGCTAAATATCAACAATATGTTAAAACATCCGTGCTATCTGATAAAAGTTACAGCCAGAATGATCAATTAAAATCATACGCAGATATTCAAATGATGAAAAAACTTATGGATGATACGTCAATTAATATAAAAAACAAGCCACAACAAATAAAAATATACGGTGAGATGAAGCGTCTCGTCTATCACAATCCAAACCTTAACTATACATTTGGTTTAAGTTTAACTTCAGACAAAGTGTCTCGTTATGAATCCATCAATAACGAAAATTTAAAAGGTTGGCATACAGGGGCAGGAATGTCTTATTTATACAATGATGATGTGACACATTATCGTAATCATTATTGGCCTACAGTGAATAAGAAACATCTTGCAGGAACAACAACTTTGGGTGACGAGCCATCTGGTGATAAAAAAAGTAAGAAAACTTTTGTCGGTGGAACATCACTGGGTGATAAATACGCAAGTATCGGTATGGATTTTGAAAATCAACAACAGACACTATCAGCAAAAAAATCATGGTTTATTTTAGATGACAAAATTGTTTTTGTGGGAAGCGGAATTAATAATAAAGCTGCTCGAACAACAATTGAAAATCGTAAAGCGGACGGTTACACATTATATAAAGATAATCAGACACTAGGTAAATCAATAAATGAAGAAGCAAACTCTGTATTCTTAAAGGCTGAAGATCAACAAAATAACATCGGTTATCACTTTTTTAAGCCTACAAAATTAAATGTTGATAAAGTCGAGCGAACAGGTAGTTGGCAAGATATTAATAAAAATCAAAGCAGTAAAGAAGTTAAACAAACCTACTATGAAGTAACACAAGCACATTCTGATACAAATCATCACTATGCCTACGTTTTATATCCTGGAATCGACCAAACTAAATTTAAACAAAAACATAATGATGTGAGTATCATTAAACAAGAAGATCAACTTCATGTTGTTAAAGACAATGTGAATAACGTATGGGGAATTGTTAATTATGATAATGAAACCAAAACATTTGAAATAGAGGGCAATAAGATCGAAGTTAAAGTTAAAGGTATGTATATAATTAAGAAAAAAGATGCGCATACGTTCGAGTGTTCATATCATAATCCAGAAGTATCAAACAAAGATAGAGATATCCAATCTATTATTAATTTGAATGGGTATCACATCGTCAATAAAAACAGTTTAGATCGTCATATCCATTTTGAAATAAGCAAATAA
- a CDS encoding ATP-binding protein, whose amino-acid sequence MKEEYLINVVNEKITNGIEDTVTEFKVNNKEPDMIGEYISALSNSATLADKDYAYVIWGVEDEKKSIVGTEFNHNEIKVGNEELLSWLNRVIKPSLHFSFHSIQIDEHNLTILRIPKATHQPIAFKSTEYIRIGSYKKKLKDFPEKEKNLWKKFQHLPFELQIAMDVENYDDIFELLNYSSYFNLLNQPVPDNEHLIIENFINDDLIKEKDGKISITNLGALLFAKNLNDFKHLKRKAPRVIKYKGNSKVETLHEQIGIKGYAAGFEGLIKYINNQLPRNEVIGEALRKEVPMYPELAVRELVANALIHQDFTVGGTGPVIEIFENRVEIVNPGTPLIKVERLLDSPPKSRNELLASLLRRMGICEERGTGIDKVVAQTEAYQLPAPTIDLYDEHVKITLLSYKDLNDMSKEEKIHATYMHACLKYVEKIYITNQTLRKRFGLDDKQNSVASRIIKEALNDGVIKPVDPDTSPRHMKYKPYWA is encoded by the coding sequence TTGAAAGAAGAATATTTAATAAATGTAGTTAATGAAAAAATTACAAATGGTATCGAAGACACTGTTACAGAATTTAAAGTTAACAATAAGGAACCTGATATGATTGGAGAATATATTTCTGCATTAAGTAATTCAGCTACATTAGCAGATAAAGATTATGCATATGTTATTTGGGGTGTTGAAGATGAGAAAAAAAGCATAGTTGGTACCGAATTCAATCATAATGAAATTAAAGTAGGTAACGAAGAGTTATTAAGTTGGTTAAATAGAGTAATAAAGCCTTCTCTTCATTTTAGTTTTCACAGTATTCAAATAGATGAACATAACCTTACAATTCTACGTATACCTAAAGCTACACATCAACCTATTGCGTTTAAATCAACAGAGTATATTAGGATTGGTTCATACAAAAAAAAGTTAAAAGATTTTCCTGAAAAAGAAAAAAACCTTTGGAAAAAATTTCAACATTTACCTTTTGAACTTCAAATAGCAATGGATGTTGAAAACTATGATGATATTTTCGAATTATTAAATTATTCATCTTATTTTAACCTATTAAACCAACCTGTGCCAGATAACGAACATTTAATAATAGAAAACTTTATTAATGATGATTTAATAAAAGAAAAAGATGGTAAAATATCAATCACAAATTTAGGTGCCTTATTATTTGCTAAAAACTTAAATGATTTCAAACATCTAAAAAGAAAAGCACCTCGTGTTATTAAATACAAAGGGAACAGTAAAGTTGAGACCTTACATGAACAAATAGGTATAAAAGGATATGCTGCGGGATTTGAAGGTTTAATCAAATATATTAATAATCAATTACCTAGAAATGAAGTTATAGGGGAAGCTCTTAGAAAAGAAGTACCTATGTATCCTGAACTAGCTGTAAGAGAATTAGTAGCAAATGCCCTCATTCATCAAGACTTTACTGTTGGTGGAACCGGACCTGTAATTGAAATATTTGAAAATCGAGTTGAAATTGTTAATCCAGGAACACCACTAATAAAAGTAGAACGATTACTAGATTCTCCTCCTAAATCAAGAAATGAACTTCTAGCCTCTCTTCTTAGACGAATGGGAATCTGTGAAGAACGAGGCACAGGGATTGATAAAGTAGTAGCTCAGACTGAAGCTTATCAATTACCAGCACCAACTATTGACTTATATGATGAACACGTAAAAATCACTTTATTATCATATAAAGATTTAAATGATATGAGCAAAGAGGAAAAAATACATGCAACTTATATGCATGCATGTTTAAAATATGTGGAGAAAATTTATATAACAAATCAAACACTAAGAAAGCGTTTTGGTCTTGATGACAAACAGAATTCTGTTGCTTCTAGAATTATTAAAGAAGCTCTTAATGATGGAGTTATCAAGCCTGTTGACCCTGACACTAGCCCTCGCCACATGAAATATAAACCATATTGGGCTTAA
- a CDS encoding carbohydrate kinase family protein → MGKLYAIGEALIDFIPQTKGVELKEVKGFEPQVGGAPANVASCVTKLGEASALITQLGQDAFGDQIVEMLAHQGVDTSLVQRTTDANTGLAFVSLTESGERDFAFYRNPSADMLLDASTINVNFEEDDILHFCSVDLIPSPMKAAHVKAIELMEKAQGTIVFDPNLRFPLWPSMDVLKETVLEFTPKAHILKISDEELSFLTGSDDTASLQQLFKGKTEVIIYTEGANGASIYTKERQIGYHPGYNVDVQDTTGAGDAFIGSVIYQLLKGQQSLKPMDNLKQYANDILKLSNAVGALTTTKKGAIGSLPTIDEVRTLTRR, encoded by the coding sequence ATGGGAAAATTATATGCGATTGGTGAAGCTTTAATTGATTTTATACCTCAAACGAAAGGTGTAGAACTTAAAGAGGTGAAAGGGTTTGAGCCTCAAGTTGGTGGTGCACCAGCGAATGTTGCGAGTTGTGTGACGAAGCTCGGGGAAGCCTCCGCGCTCATTACGCAACTAGGTCAAGATGCGTTTGGAGATCAGATTGTAGAGATGTTAGCGCATCAAGGTGTTGATACATCTTTGGTTCAGCGCACAACTGACGCCAATACAGGTCTCGCGTTTGTCAGTTTAACAGAATCTGGTGAGCGGGATTTCGCTTTTTATCGAAATCCTTCTGCGGATATGTTGCTTGACGCTTCTACGATAAATGTAAATTTTGAAGAAGATGATATTCTACATTTTTGTTCCGTAGATTTAATTCCATCACCGATGAAAGCGGCTCATGTAAAAGCAATAGAATTAATGGAAAAAGCGCAAGGCACGATTGTTTTTGATCCGAACTTACGATTTCCTTTATGGCCATCAATGGATGTATTGAAAGAAACTGTACTTGAATTTACTCCTAAAGCCCATATTTTAAAAATTTCTGATGAAGAACTTTCATTTTTAACAGGAAGTGATGACACTGCGTCCCTTCAACAATTATTTAAAGGTAAAACAGAAGTGATCATTTATACAGAAGGTGCGAACGGGGCCTCCATTTATACTAAAGAGCGTCAAATTGGTTATCACCCGGGTTATAACGTTGACGTTCAAGATACGACGGGTGCGGGAGACGCCTTTATTGGATCGGTTATTTATCAATTGTTAAAAGGACAACAATCACTTAAGCCAATGGATAATCTTAAACAATATGCCAATGATATTTTGAAATTGAGTAATGCGGTAGGCGCTTTAACAACAACGAAAAAAGGTGCAATCGGGAGCTTACCAACTATTGATGAGGTACGTACTTTAACACGTCGTTAG
- a CDS encoding TDT family transporter gives MRLQNIPLVSSGLVLGLLGLGNLLKDVSLSLNALCGILAILVWLHLLYSMFNNVNHVKNQLNSPLVSSVFTTFFMSGFLGTTYLNTFFSHISFIHHLITPLWLLCLIGILTHMIIFSHKYLKSFSLENVYPSWTVLYIGIAIAGLTAPVSGYFFIGKLTVIYGFLATCIVLPLVFKRLKVYPLQTSIKPNTSTICAPFSLVAAAYVLAFPEAHVFVVILFLILSQMFYFYIVFQLPKLLREPFSPVFSAFTFPLVISATALKNSMPILIFPEIWNGLLMFETVLATVIVFRVFFGYIHLFLKPVEK, from the coding sequence ATGAGACTTCAAAACATACCATTAGTATCATCAGGACTGGTCTTAGGTTTATTAGGGCTAGGGAATTTATTAAAAGACGTATCGCTTAGTTTGAATGCATTATGCGGAATTTTAGCTATCCTCGTTTGGCTTCATCTTTTATACAGTATGTTCAATAATGTGAATCATGTTAAAAATCAATTAAATAGCCCTCTTGTTTCTTCTGTGTTCACCACATTTTTCATGTCTGGTTTTTTAGGAACGACTTATTTGAACACGTTTTTCAGCCATATCTCCTTCATTCATCATCTCATCACACCTTTATGGCTTCTATGCCTTATTGGAATCTTGACGCATATGATTATTTTTTCGCACAAATATTTAAAGTCGTTCTCTCTTGAAAACGTATATCCTTCTTGGACTGTACTTTATATTGGTATAGCGATTGCGGGATTAACAGCGCCAGTAAGCGGCTATTTTTTTATAGGTAAATTAACAGTGATTTATGGTTTTTTAGCCACATGCATCGTCTTACCACTGGTTTTCAAACGTTTAAAGGTCTATCCTTTGCAAACGTCCATTAAACCAAACACATCCACCATTTGTGCGCCATTTTCCTTAGTGGCTGCTGCCTATGTTTTAGCTTTTCCTGAAGCACATGTGTTTGTCGTCATACTTTTTCTTATTCTGTCTCAAATGTTTTATTTTTATATTGTTTTTCAACTTCCAAAATTATTAAGAGAACCGTTTTCACCCGTATTTTCAGCATTTACATTTCCTTTAGTTATCTCAGCAACGGCTTTAAAAAATAGTATGCCTATACTCATATTTCCGGAAATTTGGAATGGGCTCTTAATGTTTGAAACGGTATTGGCAACTGTAATCGTATTTAGAGTATTTTTCGGTTATATACATTTATTCTTAAAACCAGTGGAAAAATAA
- a CDS encoding LacI family DNA-binding transcriptional regulator codes for MNIRDIAKLAGVSKSTVSRYLNGGSISLKTRQKIDRVVQETGYSPNQFAQSLKAKRTQMMGVIVPRLSSYASNQTLYGIETYLRTQNYQTIIVNTDLDQQREIHAISTLAKNKVDGIILLATALTDAHLKAIQSIKVPIILVGQSYEGIHSIIQNDYDAGRLMGNYFGKRAFKRIAYFGVDERDEAVGVHRRRGVLDGLADFNHDATVHTTSFKLSDAQERSKAFIHDYDAIICATDNIALGVLKTALDMNIDVPQTLSISGFGGYETTSIVTPRITTIVFPYEETGHCAAVSMMALLNGEEVPLLQRMDYAIDEKESVDILHN; via the coding sequence ATGAATATTCGTGATATTGCTAAGCTTGCGGGCGTATCGAAAAGTACGGTGTCGAGGTATTTGAATGGAGGTTCCATTAGCCTTAAAACACGTCAGAAAATTGATCGTGTGGTACAAGAGACAGGATATAGTCCAAATCAATTTGCGCAAAGTTTAAAGGCGAAACGAACGCAAATGATGGGCGTCATTGTGCCACGTTTAAGCTCTTATGCGTCAAACCAAACGCTTTATGGCATTGAAACATATTTGAGAACGCAAAATTATCAAACCATCATCGTGAATACGGATTTAGATCAACAACGTGAAATTCATGCGATATCTACACTTGCGAAGAATAAGGTCGATGGCATTATTTTGCTTGCGACTGCGTTGACGGATGCGCATTTAAAAGCGATTCAATCGATTAAAGTACCGATTATTTTAGTAGGACAGTCGTATGAAGGCATTCATTCGATTATTCAAAATGATTATGATGCGGGACGTCTTATGGGTAATTATTTTGGTAAGAGAGCGTTTAAGCGCATTGCGTATTTTGGTGTGGATGAACGTGATGAAGCGGTAGGCGTACATCGTCGCCGTGGTGTGCTTGATGGGCTTGCGGATTTTAACCATGATGCAACTGTTCACACGACTTCATTTAAGTTAAGTGATGCGCAAGAACGTTCTAAAGCTTTTATTCATGATTATGATGCCATTATTTGTGCGACAGATAATATTGCTTTGGGCGTATTAAAAACCGCGCTTGATATGAATATTGATGTTCCTCAAACATTATCCATTTCAGGGTTTGGAGGTTATGAAACAACTTCAATTGTGACACCGCGAATTACGACAATCGTGTTTCCTTATGAGGAGACAGGTCACTGTGCTGCGGTATCGATGATGGCTTTATTAAATGGTGAGGAAGTCCCGCTATTACAACGCATGGATTACGCTATTGACGAAAAAGAAAGCGTTGACATTTTGCACAACTAA
- a CDS encoding SAP domain-containing protein, giving the protein MKVIIYWIMLVFSILTIFGGILTVSKQGLTITDTITFIIFISLIIFSMIKIKKHSKTTYRNNDTSKMKNTEDNKNHYKLDDKKDFSYTNEINTSKVKENHNESEIIQTQPSIEYPHHIEKDYTYNKGDNNHIPLTMTEEINHELNAYDILILHMNNKREVGKEITNHHFLIENQINVKRHIDKLIEDDYLFITSNLEITLHYLKVPELKEILRKHKLKLGGNKPELIERIINNIGENSIEAPKVYLSTPKGDRLIAESKYILHFYNKHFISLGLAHKIAKNAINVNDKTEFIYLKLLENDNTAHSYDKQHIINNLISYYKNIEKDMNVIRKYSNYSLYLSVERGINSLGFHNNDYENILAQLKSYYFIHRDYYENLFLINDFNRSLFKKIFYEDIVTFEEADKNYCNDICEVLFAYIYGNENINIDNFPVIKYKLNEKANEWQEISNKYRF; this is encoded by the coding sequence ATGAAGGTAATTATTTATTGGATCATGTTAGTCTTTTCTATTCTAACTATATTTGGCGGTATTTTAACCGTATCTAAACAGGGTTTAACAATAACAGACACTATTACTTTTATAATTTTTATATCTTTAATAATATTTAGTATGATTAAAATTAAAAAACACAGTAAAACTACGTATCGTAATAATGACACCAGTAAAATGAAAAATACTGAGGATAATAAGAATCATTACAAGCTTGATGATAAAAAGGATTTTAGTTATACAAATGAAATTAATACTAGTAAAGTAAAAGAAAATCATAATGAATCAGAAATCATTCAAACACAGCCATCTATTGAATACCCACATCATATAGAAAAAGATTATACTTATAATAAAGGTGATAATAATCATATTCCTCTAACAATGACCGAAGAAATTAATCATGAGTTAAATGCCTATGATATTTTAATATTGCATATGAATAACAAACGAGAAGTTGGAAAAGAAATAACTAACCACCATTTTCTAATTGAAAATCAGATAAATGTGAAAAGGCATATAGATAAATTAATTGAAGATGACTATTTATTTATTACTTCGAACTTAGAAATTACTTTACATTATTTAAAAGTTCCTGAATTAAAAGAGATATTGAGGAAACATAAACTTAAATTAGGTGGAAATAAACCAGAATTAATTGAGCGAATAATTAATAATATAGGTGAAAATTCAATTGAGGCACCTAAGGTATATCTATCAACCCCTAAAGGTGATAGGTTAATAGCAGAAAGTAAGTATATTTTACATTTTTATAACAAACATTTTATTTCTTTAGGCTTAGCACATAAGATTGCAAAAAATGCTATTAATGTTAATGATAAAACAGAATTTATTTACCTAAAATTACTTGAAAATGATAATACCGCACACAGCTATGATAAACAACATATAATAAATAATCTAATAAGTTATTATAAAAATATCGAAAAAGATATGAACGTTATAAGAAAATACAGCAATTACTCTTTATACTTATCTGTTGAAAGAGGTATAAACTCACTCGGGTTTCACAATAATGATTATGAAAATATCTTAGCACAATTAAAAAGTTATTATTTCATTCATAGGGATTACTATGAGAATCTATTTTTAATTAATGATTTTAATAGATCGTTATTCAAGAAAATCTTCTATGAAGATATTGTTACATTCGAAGAAGCCGATAAAAATTATTGTAATGATATATGCGAGGTATTATTTGCATATATTTATGGCAATGAAAATATTAATATCGATAATTTCCCAGTTATTAAATACAAGTTGAATGAAAAGGCAAATGAGTGGCAAGAAATAAGTAATAAATATAGATTTTAA
- a CDS encoding DUF4064 domain-containing protein, protein MENQIYSKPTNRVAEMVLGILGSVFGILGGIFALMVGSISNEFEASDSGQIMGLGIAVIFVCIITLIVSCIINKKRIVMGIILVIGGILNFILIGLFGILSGILILVAGILALLRK, encoded by the coding sequence TTGGAGAATCAGATTTATTCAAAGCCTACGAACAGAGTAGCTGAAATGGTACTTGGAATTTTAGGCAGTGTTTTTGGAATTTTAGGTGGCATATTTGCTCTAATGGTTGGAAGTATTAGTAACGAATTCGAGGCAAGTGATTCAGGACAAATTATGGGATTAGGTATTGCTGTAATATTTGTTTGTATTATTACTTTAATTGTGAGTTGTATAATCAATAAAAAACGAATTGTTATGGGAATTATACTAGTAATAGGTGGAATACTTAATTTTATTTTAATTGGATTATTCGGTATTTTATCTGGAATTTTGATATTAGTAGCAGGAATTCTAGCACTATTAAGAAAATAA
- a CDS encoding stage II sporulation protein M has product MLNFEDTTWFKRSLKFFILSLAITVISFVLTLIVNPSIDTFKNIARKVPDSVTQAQGLEKVWEYIVHNAAMVPFQMLLLAFIPIPFLYCLNYITTSALLGVICSIAIQIDLHKGISMIISAIPHHFLELFAMCIVVSSLFKLNQSIVRKITNFFRQDKKQNYSFKTACMNLMKSYLLIALPLYILAAFTETYVSNFIYEILQ; this is encoded by the coding sequence ATGCTTAATTTTGAAGATACGACTTGGTTTAAAAGAAGTTTGAAATTTTTCATACTATCATTAGCGATTACAGTTATTTCTTTTGTTTTAACTTTGATTGTTAACCCTTCTATAGATACCTTTAAAAATATCGCTAGAAAGGTTCCTGACAGTGTAACTCAAGCACAAGGTTTGGAAAAAGTATGGGAATATATTGTTCATAATGCAGCGATGGTGCCTTTTCAAATGCTTCTTCTCGCATTCATTCCCATTCCATTTTTATATTGTTTAAATTACATTACAACATCAGCATTGCTAGGCGTAATTTGTAGTATTGCGATTCAAATAGATTTACATAAAGGTATCAGTATGATTATTTCCGCAATTCCTCATCACTTTCTTGAATTGTTTGCGATGTGTATCGTTGTGAGCAGTTTATTTAAATTAAATCAATCTATCGTCAGGAAAATCACTAACTTTTTCAGGCAAGATAAAAAACAAAATTATTCCTTTAAAACAGCATGTATGAATTTGATGAAATCTTATCTTTTAATTGCTTTACCTCTGTATATATTAGCAGCTTTTACTGAAACATATGTATCGAATTTTATTTATGAGATACTTCAATAA
- a CDS encoding DUF2087 domain-containing protein, with amino-acid sequence MNKIKGRFIKNNRIQVIPRKEKDKKALMEILASEFEKGKIYNEKEINEILKSYYDDYVLLRRYMIDYSLLSRDKGGKEYQLIAKENNEDA; translated from the coding sequence ATGAATAAGATTAAAGGAAGATTTATAAAAAATAATAGAATACAAGTCATACCTCGAAAAGAAAAGGATAAAAAAGCATTGATGGAAATCCTTGCCTCAGAATTTGAAAAAGGGAAAATCTATAATGAGAAAGAAATAAACGAAATACTAAAATCGTATTATGATGATTATGTATTATTAAGACGATATATGATAGATTATTCATTATTATCTAGAGATAAAGGTGGAAAAGAGTATCAATTAATAGCTAAAGAAAATAATGAAGATGCCTAG